AGTTAAGTGAAAACAATCATCCCCTGCTTAGTTTTGTATCACTCTTAAGAGCTTTACTATGTGGGCAGATTTGTTCTATTACTGTAGTAGGTAGTGCAGTGACTCTGATGCAGGTGGTCACAGTTGATGTGCTTCATCATACTCAATCTCATTGGTGCAGCCATAAGCATCAAGTAATTAAATTAAATGCTATTAAATGATAATAATATTGATTTTTTTTGTGGTGGCAGAGCACCAAATGCAAACATTTGACAGGCAGTACAATAGTTATTTCAAACAACCCACAGTAATCTGTCACAATATATTTCTTTATATTGTTAATTAATAAGCAAATGGGATTCCTGCTCTTTTACGAGGGAACAAGAAAGTGAAATATGCATTTAATAATACTTGTGAACACACAGCTCTGCACTGAGGACTTTGAATATGCATACTGACCCACTGGGTAGATCCCCTAGAGGAATTAGTGCTCTGGCCATCAGACTCCTCTGATCCAGGGTGAGGGGCCTCGTATATCACCCTGGCTGTATTCTTCGAATGCATGACTAGAAGTATCCAAAACATGCATCATAAAACAACTATATCAACACCAAATTAGAGGACTGAGATGATGGTGCAGTGACAGGATGAAGTGTACTGGGTGTTTACTGTGTTGTTTTCAGCAGTTCTTTTCAGAAGTCTTGGTGTCAAAACAACTAAAAGTGATAGCTAAATGACCATTAAGGCCTATGTTCCACAGGTCGACAGTTTCATTAAATATTCATCATATCAGAAATGTCACAGTACATACCGTGTTTTCTAATCAAAAAGCCGAACAGAGCAGCAAAGAAAAGGATAGCCAGGACAGCCAGGGGAATTATGATAAACAGGAGATTTGATTGGTTGatatcttcttcttcttttcctgtgtattaaaataaatgtatgtgaATAACATAAAGCTGCATGAAAATGCCTTTCAACTTGAGAATCAAGACATTACTGAACTTTGATCTCAACCTTCCCGTCTTACATTTCTGCACAGTTAACGTTGTCACATTTGTTCACACGCAGCCCCACATTCTGAAGCGTTGGACCACCTATATCTTGGACCCCTTACTCTTACCAGGCATCACACAGGATGCATTTGTGGTTCCTTGCTCACCCCCATAGGCTTGTGTGTACAGGCCAACAATGTGCAATTGTTTTAATGCTTACCATTTGTCATGTTAACTTGTTTGATGGTTGTAACTGTTATGCTGGTTCCATTCCCATCTGATTGAACAAGCACTGGTATATCTATGGTTACTTGACAGATGTATAAACCAGAGTCGTTTACTGTGATGTTTGAGAGTATCAGATTTGAGCAATTACAAGCTCCATGGTGCTGAGCTTGTTCTTGACATTGCTTGCTGATAACTGAATCACGTATAGAGAAAGACGTTGAATCAATACATTTGTTCTTCTTTTTCCAGACAACATT
This sequence is a window from Hypomesus transpacificus isolate Combined female chromosome 25, fHypTra1, whole genome shotgun sequence. Protein-coding genes within it:
- the LOC124487174 gene encoding uncharacterized protein LOC124487174 is translated as MKHVVGCLLLSSLCSLSSWGIHDLVVTQSPREVTVKEGTTVHIHCCWNLDIIRANVVWKKKNKCIDSTSFSIRDSVISKQCQEQAQHHGACNCSNLILSNITVNDSGLYICQVTIDIPVLVQSDGNGTSITVTTIKQVNMTNGKEEEDINQSNLLFIIIPLAVLAILFFAALFGFLIRKHVMHSKNTARVIYEAPHPGSEESDGQSTNSSRGSTQWCQVQVYESIDYFAVEDKKEKDERMSQLI